Proteins encoded in a region of the Paucibacter sediminis genome:
- a CDS encoding AbrB/MazE/SpoVT family DNA-binding domain-containing protein, with amino-acid sequence MLAKITSKNQLTLPKSVTEPLGPVQYFDVQTKAGQIVLTPVRIQRGDALRAKLAELDLSDKTIERALGQEKPAAPRKAPARKKPLATKKAAAKPLSGSSRRVGRR; translated from the coding sequence GTGCTCGCGAAGATCACCTCCAAGAATCAATTGACCCTGCCGAAAAGCGTGACAGAACCACTGGGTCCGGTGCAGTACTTCGACGTGCAAACCAAGGCCGGGCAAATCGTGCTGACGCCGGTGCGCATCCAGCGTGGCGATGCCCTCAGAGCCAAGCTGGCCGAGCTCGATCTGAGCGACAAAACCATTGAGAGGGCGCTGGGTCAGGAAAAGCCGGCGGCGCCCAGAAAAGCACCCGCCAGGAAAAAACCGCTTGCGACCAAAAAAGCGGCTGCAAAACCATTGAGTGGCAGCTCGCGCCGCGTCGGCCGCAGATGA